The following proteins are co-located in the Malus sylvestris chromosome 13, drMalSylv7.2, whole genome shotgun sequence genome:
- the LOC126595581 gene encoding uncharacterized protein LOC126595581 isoform X2, with amino-acid sequence MENVAPTPIDKLQPYVKAAKIKVRICRIWKSTIPGTVQKYTALHCILLDEMKYVIETCTTELDYQIVASKIEAGSCYEIMGFRTNRMRGQYRVVPHDTQVVFTRKTIFKKLSSVFPPIHRHRFFLQDYNTLHPRLNMVDILTDIPELNAYKSVFSNNTEAVKLLAPSSRQVNESQILQTARIVTVDELTFFDPDLYKDETFLCRASIKRFDTRYNWWYSTCPNCVKLM; translated from the exons ATGGAAAACGTAGCTCCAACTCCTATTGATAAATTGCAACCATATGTAAAGGCAGCAAAGATAAAAGTTCGGATTTGCAGGATATGGAAGTCGACAATCCCTGGAACTGTTCAGAAATATACAGCTCTGCATTGTATATTACTTGATGAAATG AAATATGTGATTGAAACTTGCACAACAGAGCTGGACTATCAAATTGTTGCTTCGAAGATAGAAGCTGGAAGCTGCTATGAAATTATGGGTTTCCGTACGAATAGAATGAGGGGTCAATACAGAGTTGTGCCACATGATACCCAAGTTGTGTTCACTAGgaaaacaattttcaaaaaaTTGTCTAGTGTGTTTCCGCCTATCCATAGACACCGGTTCTTTTTGCAAGATTATAACACACTTCATCCTCGCCTCAACATGGTTGATATCCTTACAG ACATCCCGGAACTAAATGCGTACAAATCAGT GTTTTCTAACAACACAGAAGCTGTAAAACTATTGGCACCGTCTTCGAGACAAGTGAATGAATCTCAAATTTTGCAGACTGCCAGGATAGTGACAGTTGATGAATTAACTTTTTTTGATCCAGATTTATATAAG GATGAGACATTTTTGTGTAGAGCATCCATCAAGCGCTTTGACACAAGATATAACTGGTGGTATAGTACCTGCCCAAATTGTGTCAAGCTGATGTAG
- the LOC126595581 gene encoding uncharacterized protein LOC126595581 isoform X1 codes for MLLFFFFCTVKPLLLSTYQSSMHFVSIFPLIFTLLFRISPSPFFSLLFFYICTFLGQDSQPQLCSNLPSFLAKGQMENVAPTPIDKLQPYVKAAKIKVRICRIWKSTIPGTVQKYTALHCILLDEMKYVIETCTTELDYQIVASKIEAGSCYEIMGFRTNRMRGQYRVVPHDTQVVFTRKTIFKKLSSVFPPIHRHRFFLQDYNTLHPRLNMVDILTDIPELNAYKSVFSNNTEAVKLLAPSSRQVNESQILQTARIVTVDELTFFDPDLYKDETFLCRASIKRFDTRYNWWYSTCPNCVKLM; via the exons atgttactttttttttttttttgcactgtAAAACCACTCCTTCTCTCCACCTATCAATCATCAATGCATTTTGTTTCCatatttcctttgattttcactTTACTCTTTCGCATATCTCCTTCTCCCTTTTTTTCTCTGCTTTTTTTTTACATCTGTACTTTTCTCGGTCAGGATTCTCAACCTCAGTTGTGCTCTAACCTACCTTCATTTCTTGCAAAAG GTCAAATGGAAAACGTAGCTCCAACTCCTATTGATAAATTGCAACCATATGTAAAGGCAGCAAAGATAAAAGTTCGGATTTGCAGGATATGGAAGTCGACAATCCCTGGAACTGTTCAGAAATATACAGCTCTGCATTGTATATTACTTGATGAAATG AAATATGTGATTGAAACTTGCACAACAGAGCTGGACTATCAAATTGTTGCTTCGAAGATAGAAGCTGGAAGCTGCTATGAAATTATGGGTTTCCGTACGAATAGAATGAGGGGTCAATACAGAGTTGTGCCACATGATACCCAAGTTGTGTTCACTAGgaaaacaattttcaaaaaaTTGTCTAGTGTGTTTCCGCCTATCCATAGACACCGGTTCTTTTTGCAAGATTATAACACACTTCATCCTCGCCTCAACATGGTTGATATCCTTACAG ACATCCCGGAACTAAATGCGTACAAATCAGT GTTTTCTAACAACACAGAAGCTGTAAAACTATTGGCACCGTCTTCGAGACAAGTGAATGAATCTCAAATTTTGCAGACTGCCAGGATAGTGACAGTTGATGAATTAACTTTTTTTGATCCAGATTTATATAAG GATGAGACATTTTTGTGTAGAGCATCCATCAAGCGCTTTGACACAAGATATAACTGGTGGTATAGTACCTGCCCAAATTGTGTCAAGCTGATGTAG
- the LOC126595591 gene encoding major allergen Mal d 1 translates to MGVCTFENEFTSEIPPSRLFKAFVLDADNLIPKIAPQAIKQAEILEGNGGPGTIKKITFGEGSQYGYVKHRIDSIDEASYSYSYTLIEGDALTDTIEKISYETKLVACGSGSTIKSISHYHTKGNIEIKEEHVKAGKEKAHGLFKLIESYLKDHPDAYN, encoded by the exons ATGGGTGTCTGCACATTTGAGAACGAGTTCACCTCTGAGATTCCACCATCAAGATTGTTCAAGGCCTTTGTCCTTGATGCTGACAACCTCATCCCCAAGATTGCACCCCAGGCAATCAAGCAAGCTGAAATCCTTGAAGGAAACGGTGGCCCCGGAACCATCAAGAAGATCACTTTTGGTGAAG GCAGCCAGTACGGCTACGTGAAGCACAGGATTGACTCAATTGACGAAGCAAGCTACTCATACTCCTACACTTTGATTGAAGGAGATGCTTTGACAGACACCATCGAGAAAATATCTTACGAGACCAAGTTGGTGGCATGTGGAAGTGGTTCCACCATCAAGAGCATCAGTCATTACCACACCAAGGGAAACATTGAAATCAAGGAAGAGCACGTCAAGGCTGGAAAAGAGAAGGCCCATGGTTTGTTCAAACTTATTGAGAGCTACCTTAAGGACCACCCCGACGCATACAACTAA